In Atopobium sp. oral taxon 416, the genomic stretch TTAAGGTCGAAGGCACCGACGACGGAACCATCTGTATTTCTGTCGATGGAAAGCAGACGATCTTGTCGGTGGATAGCGATATTCAGGCGGAAGACATATACAACTCGTTGCAGTACCAGCCAAAAAATACCTACGTATTCAAAGACGGGGGAGCGGGCAAGGTAGAGCAGGCGCCATATGAGGCATTTCGAGACTTCCTGAAAGAGATTGTGACTCAGGTAAACAAACTTGCAGAAAATGGCGATGGAGAAACAGACGAAGCCAAAGGAGTGTCAGAGGAAGGCAATGCTGCTGCAATCAATGCTGAAGAGACGTTTGCCGTCATAAACGGTGACGATGAGATCCCTTTCTAGCATAGAGTCGAGTAGCTCAATAGAAGCAAACATCCTGCCCCGAGCCTGAAAGTCCGGGGCAGCCGCTTTTGGGTTATCTTCCCGCCGTCGTTAGGTGTTCCTGACGTCGGGGAGGGCGGCACAGAGCCGTCGAGTAACGCCCGCCTCCCCATCCGGGGAGGCGGGCCGCCGGCGCCCCGTGGAGGTCGCTACAGGGCGGAGAGCGCGTTGCGGTGGAGCCTGAGGAATCCGCGGCCCTCGCCGAAGACCATCATGCTCACGATGTCGAACCGGACCGTGACATCGCCCTCGCAGAAGTGCTCGAGGTAGGCGGCTGCCAAACGTTCTAGGCCTTCGCGATCGGCCGGGCCCTCCTCGGGGAAGCCCCCGGACCCCTCGCTGATCTTCGCCGTCACGAAGACCAGGTCGCCGTCCTCGCGGGCGATGAAGTCGGCCCTGTCGCTTCCGTGCGCCCAGCC encodes the following:
- a CDS encoding YraN family protein, yielding MEATVYEKATKAIETFLDRKGYDIIERGWAHGSDRADFIAREDGDLVFVTAKISEGSGGFPEEGPADREGLERLAAAYLEHFCEGDVTVRFDIVSMMVFGEGRGFLRLHRNALSAL